One stretch of Juglans microcarpa x Juglans regia isolate MS1-56 chromosome 3D, Jm3101_v1.0, whole genome shotgun sequence DNA includes these proteins:
- the LOC121254575 gene encoding mitotic checkpoint protein BUB3.2, translated as MTSVAPPAPGRELSNPPSDGISNLRFSNHSDHLLVSSWDKSVRLYDASANALRGEFLHGGPVLDCCFHDDSSGFSVSADHTVRRLLFSSNKEDILGRHDAPVRCVEYSYAAGQLITGSWDKTLKCWDPRGASGQDRTLVGTYPQPERVYSLSLVGNRLVVATAGRHVNVYDLRNMSQPEQRRESSLKYQTRCVRCYPNGTGYALSSVEGRVAMEFFDLSEASQAKKYAFKCHRKSEAGRDIVYPVNAITFHPVYGTFATGGCDGYVNVWDGNNKKRLYQYSKYPTSIAALSFSRDGRLLAVASSYTYEEGDKPHEPDAIYVRSVNEIEVKPKPKVYPNPPA; from the exons ATGACATCTGTCGCACCGCCGGCACCTGGCCGCGAGCTCTCGAACCCGCCCTCCGACGGCATATCCAACCTCCGCTTCTCCAACCATAGCGATCACCTGCTCGTGTCTTCATGGGACAAG AGCGTCCGATTGTACGATGCGAGCGCCAATGCTCTGCGAGGCGAGTTCTTGCACGGCGGTCCCGTCCTCGACTGTTGCTTCCATGATGATTCCTCAGGGTTCAGCGTCAGCGCCGACCATACTGTGAGGCG GCTTCTCTTTAGCTCTAACAAGGAGGATATTTTGGGAAGGCATGATGCACCCGTGCGCTGTGTTGAGTACTCTTATGCAGCAG GGCAATTAATCACGGGTAGTTGGGACAAAACCCTCAAGTGTTGGGATCCTAGAGGTGCAAGTGGGCAGGATCGCACTCTTGTTGGGACATACCCACAACCTGAGCGTGTTTACTCACTTTCTCTTGTTGGAAATCGATTGGTTGTAGCAACTGCAGGAAGACATGTGAATGTCTACGACTTAAGGAACATGTCACAACCTGAACAGCGAAGGGAATCTTCATTGAAATACCAAACTAGATGTGTGCGCTGTTATCCGAATGGAACAG GATATGCTCTGAGTTCTGTTGAAGGAAGAGTTGCGATGGAATTTTTCGATCTCTCAGAGGCTAGTCAAGCCAAAAA GTATGCATTTAAGTGTCATAGAAAATCGGAGGCTGGAAGGGACATTGTCTACCCAGTAAATGCCATCACATTCCACCCTgt CTATGGTACGTTTGCAACTGGGGGCTGTGATGGCTACGTGAATGTGTGGGATGGGAACAACAAGAAGAGGCTGTATCAG TATTCAAAATATCCGACAAGCATTGCAGCGCTTTCGTTTAGCAGAGATGGCCGCCTTTTGGCAGTGGCATCAAGTTATACATATGAAGAGGGAGATAAACC TCATGAACCAGATGCTATCTATGTTCGCAGCGTAAATGAAATAGAGGTGAAGCCGAAGCCAAAAGTCTACCCCAATCCTCCTGCATAA
- the LOC121254574 gene encoding zinc finger protein-like 1 homolog isoform X2, whose protein sequence is MVVCKCRKATKFYCFVHKVPVCGECICFPEHQICVVRTYSEWVIDGEYNWPPKCSQCQAELEEGTGSQTTRLGCLHVLHTNCLVSHVKSFPSHTAPAGYVCPACSTSIWPPKSVKDSGSRLHSLLKEAIMQTGLEKNLFGNHPVSLAATESRGPPPAFSSDPLSAVSSTGGRENNASSLPLLAQDGISVAEGYLAATGAGSSKLPVKDVLEINVPGTAGDFVKNSSPPGATTRKGALLVDRQNSEISYYADDEDANQKKYTRRGPFRHKFLRALLPFWSSTLPTLPVTAPTRKDTSNANDISEGRVRHQRSSRMDPRKVLLIIAIMACMATMGILYYRLVQRGLDTELPDDEQQ, encoded by the exons ATGGTGGTCTGCAAATGCCGAAAG GCTACTAAATTCTATTGTTTCGTGCACAAAGTCCCTGTTTGTGGAGAATGCATCTGTTTTCCGGAGCACCAAATTTGCGTG GTCCGGACGTACTCAGAATGGGTAATAGATGGAGAATATAATTGGCCTCCTAAATGCTCCCAGTGTCAAGCTGAGCTTGAAGAGGGGACTGGTTCTCAAACTACTCGATTGGGTTGCTTGC ATGTTCTACACACAAATTGCTTGGTTTCACATGTAAAGAGTTTTCCTTCACATACGGCACCGGCTGGATATGTGTGTCCTGCATGTTCCACTTCA ATATGGCCTCCCAAGAGTGTGAAAGATTCAGGATCTCGTCTTCATTCATTGCTGAAGGAAGCTATTATGCAG ACTGGTCTGGAGAAGAATTTGTTTGGAAATCATCCAGTTTCATTGGCAGCGACAGAATCCCGTGGTCCTCCTCCTGCATTTTCCTCAGATCCTCTAAGTGCAGTATCTTCTACTGGAGGCAGGGAGAACAATGCAAGTTCATTGCCCTTGTTAGCACAAGATGGAATAAGTGTTGCTGAAGGATACTTGGCTGCAACTGGAGCAGGATCTTCCAAACTTCCAGTGAAAGATGTTTTGGAGATAAATGTTCCTGGTACAGCTGGGGATTTTGTCAAGAACTCAAGCCCT CCCGGTGCTACAACACGAAAGGGTGCCTTACTTGTTGATCGACAAAACTCTGAAATTTCATATTATGCAGATGATGAAGATGCCAATCAAAAGAAGTACACTAGAAGGG GTCCATTTCGACACAAGTTTCTTAGAGCTTTGCTTCCTTTCTGGTCAAGTACATTGCCGACTTTACCAGTGACGGCACCCACACGAAAAGATACATCGAATGCCAATGATATCTCTGAAGGTCGTGTGCGGCATCAAAGATCATCAAGGATGGATCCAAGAAAAGTCCTTCTCATTATTGCAATCAt GGCATGCATGGCAACAATGGGTATTTTGTATTACAGACTAGTGCAACGGGGTCTTGATACGGAGCTGCCTGACGATGAGCAGCAGTGA
- the LOC121254574 gene encoding zinc finger protein-like 1 homolog isoform X1, whose protein sequence is MVVCKCRKATKFYCFVHKVPVCGECICFPEHQICVVRTYSEWVIDGEYNWPPKCSQCQAELEEGTGSQTTRLGCLHVLHTNCLVSHVKSFPSHTAPAGYVCPACSTSIWPPKSVKDSGSRLHSLLKEAIMQTGLEKNLFGNHPVSLAATESRGPPPAFSSDPLSAVSSTGGRENNASSLPLLAQDGISVAEGYLAATGAGSSKLPVKDVLEINVPGTAGDFVKNSSPVGPGATTRKGALLVDRQNSEISYYADDEDANQKKYTRRGPFRHKFLRALLPFWSSTLPTLPVTAPTRKDTSNANDISEGRVRHQRSSRMDPRKVLLIIAIMACMATMGILYYRLVQRGLDTELPDDEQQ, encoded by the exons ATGGTGGTCTGCAAATGCCGAAAG GCTACTAAATTCTATTGTTTCGTGCACAAAGTCCCTGTTTGTGGAGAATGCATCTGTTTTCCGGAGCACCAAATTTGCGTG GTCCGGACGTACTCAGAATGGGTAATAGATGGAGAATATAATTGGCCTCCTAAATGCTCCCAGTGTCAAGCTGAGCTTGAAGAGGGGACTGGTTCTCAAACTACTCGATTGGGTTGCTTGC ATGTTCTACACACAAATTGCTTGGTTTCACATGTAAAGAGTTTTCCTTCACATACGGCACCGGCTGGATATGTGTGTCCTGCATGTTCCACTTCA ATATGGCCTCCCAAGAGTGTGAAAGATTCAGGATCTCGTCTTCATTCATTGCTGAAGGAAGCTATTATGCAG ACTGGTCTGGAGAAGAATTTGTTTGGAAATCATCCAGTTTCATTGGCAGCGACAGAATCCCGTGGTCCTCCTCCTGCATTTTCCTCAGATCCTCTAAGTGCAGTATCTTCTACTGGAGGCAGGGAGAACAATGCAAGTTCATTGCCCTTGTTAGCACAAGATGGAATAAGTGTTGCTGAAGGATACTTGGCTGCAACTGGAGCAGGATCTTCCAAACTTCCAGTGAAAGATGTTTTGGAGATAAATGTTCCTGGTACAGCTGGGGATTTTGTCAAGAACTCAAGCCCTGTAGGT CCCGGTGCTACAACACGAAAGGGTGCCTTACTTGTTGATCGACAAAACTCTGAAATTTCATATTATGCAGATGATGAAGATGCCAATCAAAAGAAGTACACTAGAAGGG GTCCATTTCGACACAAGTTTCTTAGAGCTTTGCTTCCTTTCTGGTCAAGTACATTGCCGACTTTACCAGTGACGGCACCCACACGAAAAGATACATCGAATGCCAATGATATCTCTGAAGGTCGTGTGCGGCATCAAAGATCATCAAGGATGGATCCAAGAAAAGTCCTTCTCATTATTGCAATCAt GGCATGCATGGCAACAATGGGTATTTTGTATTACAGACTAGTGCAACGGGGTCTTGATACGGAGCTGCCTGACGATGAGCAGCAGTGA